Proteins encoded together in one Oceanobacillus iheyensis HTE831 window:
- a CDS encoding phosphomevalonate kinase, producing the protein MSKRQLTVKVPGKLMIAGEFAVLEPYQKLAVMAVNRYVYATITDAENYTLSLEDFGLHDIAWSYQTGTVNIESDDERFSFVKDAIYITCTYLEEKSIGIPSFHLSTRSELDDASGVKYGLGSSAAIVTSVVSAILRFVAPRYATKEIIFRLAALSHVCTQGNGSGADIAASTYGGFRQYSSFQADWLLNTYKNASTISEVVDMEWKYYQSENIRIPDFLNVCVGWTGTAASTKNLVQQIRLLKVSDSDAYEHFLQSSKEAVGLFLDGMNSENLSMLMDGVRKNRQALAHVGQKAKTPIETSMLTKLCDLAEQLGGAGKPSGAGGGDCGIAFMYSKDQAENLFHAWAEVGIKPLTLQPSLEGEQVVIEEE; encoded by the coding sequence TTGAGTAAGAGACAATTGACCGTTAAAGTGCCAGGCAAACTAATGATTGCTGGAGAGTTCGCTGTATTAGAACCTTATCAAAAACTTGCAGTAATGGCAGTTAATCGATACGTGTATGCAACCATAACAGACGCAGAAAATTATACATTGTCTCTAGAAGACTTTGGGTTACATGATATTGCTTGGTCTTACCAAACGGGAACTGTAAATATAGAATCGGACGATGAGCGATTTTCTTTTGTGAAGGATGCTATCTACATTACATGTACGTATTTAGAAGAAAAAAGCATAGGAATCCCTTCTTTTCATTTGTCTACTCGAAGTGAGTTGGATGATGCTTCCGGTGTGAAATACGGTCTAGGGTCAAGTGCCGCTATTGTAACATCTGTTGTATCGGCAATTCTTCGTTTTGTTGCTCCACGTTACGCAACGAAGGAAATTATTTTTCGGTTAGCGGCGTTGTCTCATGTCTGTACACAAGGTAATGGATCTGGTGCCGATATTGCAGCTTCCACATATGGTGGTTTTCGACAATATAGTTCGTTTCAAGCAGATTGGTTATTGAATACATATAAGAATGCTTCAACGATATCTGAAGTTGTAGATATGGAGTGGAAGTATTATCAATCAGAAAATATTCGCATACCTGATTTTCTAAACGTCTGTGTAGGTTGGACAGGTACTGCTGCATCAACAAAGAACCTTGTCCAACAGATTCGTTTATTAAAAGTAAGTGATTCAGATGCATATGAACATTTTCTACAAAGTAGTAAAGAAGCGGTCGGCCTATTTTTAGATGGAATGAATAGCGAGAACCTTTCTATGTTAATGGACGGAGTAAGAAAAAATAGACAAGCATTAGCACACGTAGGACAAAAAGCTAAAACACCAATTGAAACATCGATGCTGACAAAATTATGTGACCTTGCTGAACAGTTAGGTGGTGCTGGGAAACCATCAGGTGCTGGTGGAGGCGATTGTGGTATTGCATTTATGTACTCTAAAGATCAAGCAGAGAATCTTTTTCATGCTTGGGCAGAAGTCGGAATCAAGCCCCTAACATTACAGCCTTCATTAGAAGGTGAGCAAGTTGTAATCGAAGAGGAATAA
- a CDS encoding aspartyl-phosphate phosphatase Spo0E family protein, which translates to MDKHTLFEEIEQCRREMLDLYGKYDLTSDTVISTSTRLDQLMNDYEKIS; encoded by the coding sequence GTGGATAAACACACATTATTTGAGGAAATCGAGCAATGTAGAAGAGAAATGCTAGATTTATACGGGAAATACGATCTTACCTCAGATACTGTAATATCAACAAGCACGAGATTAGACCAACTAATGAATGATTATGAAAAAATATCATAA
- the sigW gene encoding RNA polymerase sigma factor SigW produces the protein MDQFIIEKIKQVKKGDQSAFAEVVSFYQNKIFQHCYRMLGNKHEAEDIAQEAFIRAYINIDSFDEKRKFSTWLYRIATNLTIDRIRKRKPDYYLDAEVKGTEGLDMYSQLASTERLPGEEVESRELQRYIHHEISQLPAKYRSIIMLRYLEEFSLQEISEILDIPLGTVKTRIHRGREALRKRLRHV, from the coding sequence ATGGATCAATTTATCATAGAAAAGATAAAACAAGTAAAAAAAGGAGATCAATCCGCATTTGCTGAAGTGGTTTCCTTTTACCAAAATAAAATATTTCAGCATTGTTATCGTATGCTTGGTAACAAACATGAAGCGGAGGACATAGCGCAGGAGGCTTTTATTAGAGCGTATATAAATATCGATTCGTTTGATGAAAAACGCAAATTTTCAACCTGGTTGTATCGTATTGCAACGAATCTAACGATTGATCGTATACGAAAGAGAAAGCCAGACTACTATTTAGATGCCGAGGTTAAAGGGACAGAAGGGTTAGATATGTATTCCCAATTGGCAAGCACAGAACGCCTTCCAGGTGAAGAAGTAGAGAGTAGAGAACTACAACGATATATACACCACGAGATATCACAATTACCAGCAAAGTATCGAAGTATTATCATGCTTCGTTATTTAGAGGAATTCTCTTTACAAGAAATAAGTGAAATACTCGACATCCCTTTAGGGACAGTGAAAACGAGAATTCATCGGGGAAGGGAAGCCTTACGAAAAAGGCTTCGACATGTGTAA
- the rsiW gene encoding anti-sigma-W factor RsiW — MSCSKDYLNLMHIYLDGDITREDESKLSRHLEDCESCQKHFHELNRTITLMRSAERVEAPDGFTENVMANLPSEKKTVKYRRWFKLHPMWTAAAIFLVLMAGGMISTWTHSSDQLVVSAQNELIVDGDTVIVPAGVTVPGDVLVKNGDLLLLGTVDGDVTIFNGKILDNDSEMNGEGLMASVGGVNGELETIDRMFEWIWYNIKNFFKGVFSF; from the coding sequence GTGAGTTGCAGTAAAGATTATTTAAATTTAATGCATATATATTTAGATGGGGATATCACAAGAGAAGATGAATCGAAGTTGAGTAGGCATCTAGAAGATTGTGAATCATGTCAAAAACATTTTCATGAACTAAATCGTACGATAACGTTAATGCGTAGTGCCGAACGAGTAGAAGCACCAGATGGATTTACCGAAAATGTGATGGCGAATCTACCATCGGAGAAGAAGACAGTAAAGTATCGACGTTGGTTCAAACTTCACCCAATGTGGACAGCTGCTGCTATTTTTCTTGTCTTGATGGCTGGAGGTATGATATCTACTTGGACACATTCCTCTGATCAGCTTGTCGTCTCTGCTCAAAATGAATTAATTGTTGATGGAGATACGGTGATTGTACCAGCAGGTGTTACTGTTCCAGGTGATGTATTAGTGAAAAATGGCGATTTATTGTTGTTAGGAACAGTAGATGGGGACGTTACTATTTTTAATGGGAAAATTCTCGACAATGATTCGGAAATGAATGGAGAAGGATTAATGGCCTCAGTCGGAGGAGTCAATGGTGAGTTAGAGACAATTGATCGAATGTTTGAGTGGATTTGGTACAATATTAAAAACTTCTTCAAAGGTGTATTCTCCTTTTAA
- the cdaA gene encoding diadenylate cyclase CdaA, producing MLDGGFDILNLLRIGVDIALVWYVLYKLIMLIRGTKAIQLLKGIAVVIIVWGVSILLNLQTIQFFTNQIISWGLIVIIILFQPELRRALEQLGRGNLFVRSAKSQEEIIQNDINAILQSCNYMAKRRIGALISIEKETGIGDYAETGIPINGKLSHQLLTNIFTPNTPLHDGAVIIKEGEISAAACYLPLSESPFISKELGTRHRAAMGISEVTDALTIVVSEETGAISFTKNGELHRDVDQEKLGDVLATHLSLAPKSSERKSWKRRTDKNG from the coding sequence ATGCTTGATGGGGGATTTGACATATTAAATCTGTTACGTATTGGCGTAGATATAGCTCTCGTCTGGTATGTATTATATAAATTAATAATGCTAATCAGAGGCACAAAAGCAATTCAATTATTAAAAGGGATTGCCGTAGTGATTATTGTATGGGGAGTGAGTATACTTCTTAACCTCCAAACAATCCAGTTTTTCACAAATCAAATTATTAGTTGGGGACTTATCGTAATTATAATACTTTTCCAGCCAGAATTAAGGCGAGCGCTCGAGCAACTGGGTAGAGGAAATTTATTTGTTCGAAGTGCTAAGTCGCAAGAAGAGATCATTCAAAATGATATAAATGCCATTTTACAATCCTGTAATTATATGGCAAAACGAAGAATCGGGGCGCTTATATCGATAGAGAAAGAAACAGGGATTGGTGATTATGCGGAGACAGGGATCCCGATAAATGGTAAGCTTTCTCATCAGTTACTTACAAATATTTTTACTCCGAATACGCCATTACATGATGGTGCGGTAATTATAAAAGAAGGAGAAATTTCCGCTGCAGCTTGTTACTTGCCACTATCGGAGAGTCCTTTTATTTCAAAGGAGCTAGGTACGAGACACCGTGCAGCAATGGGAATTAGTGAAGTGACTGACGCATTAACGATTGTTGTTTCGGAGGAAACAGGTGCAATCTCGTTTACAAAAAACGGGGAGCTACATCGAGATGTCGATCAAGAAAAATTAGGAGATGTGTTGGCTACACATTTGTCGTTAGCTCCAAAATCCTCTGAAAGAAAATCGTGGAAACGGAGGACCGATAAAAATGGATAA
- a CDS encoding CdaR family protein, with the protein MDNWFRSKWFVRLFSLAFAIFLYAFVNVSDDNEPGNSDSTYSGLGEQSELLSDVPVEIEIDREKYVVSGVPESVQVSLQGTSGSVTPLVLQRNFEVFVDLEGLGEGTHVVELEHTINKNDVKVYIEPKTIEVTIEERASEEFTVVADFINEDKMANGFEMTDSRIEPSTVTITSSRSVIDAIGTVKVYVNLEGVDGPINSRELPVNVYDLQGNELDVRLDPENVQVSVDVNNPSKTVSLSVATAGELPEGYSLNSISANVDEVEIYSTSSRLDEISEITTEEVDLSEIDESGTIEVPLQLPEGVYAPEMEMVEVTVDVETSRVFENIPIEDEGLSSGLAFNFLEPSSGELNITTSGDAAIINELSIEDFRAFIELTDLSPGPHQLPITIEAPNEDGINVSTEVEEVSVEISGSEQANQSEQPEQPEQSEEDEDQNQD; encoded by the coding sequence ATGGATAATTGGTTTCGCAGTAAATGGTTTGTTCGCTTGTTTTCATTAGCTTTTGCGATATTCTTGTATGCGTTTGTAAATGTTTCTGATGATAATGAACCAGGAAATTCAGATTCAACCTACTCAGGTCTCGGAGAACAATCGGAATTATTAAGTGATGTGCCGGTAGAGATTGAAATTGACCGAGAGAAATATGTAGTAAGTGGTGTTCCTGAAAGTGTTCAAGTTAGTTTACAAGGTACTTCTGGAAGCGTTACACCATTAGTTCTTCAGCGTAACTTTGAGGTGTTTGTAGATCTTGAAGGTTTAGGGGAAGGAACTCATGTCGTTGAACTTGAGCATACGATCAATAAAAATGATGTAAAAGTGTATATCGAACCGAAAACGATAGAGGTAACGATAGAAGAACGAGCCTCTGAAGAATTCACGGTTGTGGCGGATTTTATTAATGAAGACAAAATGGCCAATGGTTTTGAAATGACCGATTCAAGAATAGAACCTTCTACTGTCACAATTACGAGTTCTCGAAGTGTGATAGATGCGATTGGAACTGTCAAAGTTTATGTGAATCTTGAAGGTGTGGACGGTCCGATTAATAGCCGAGAGCTCCCTGTAAATGTATATGATTTACAAGGAAACGAGCTTGATGTACGTCTAGATCCTGAGAATGTACAAGTCTCCGTAGATGTTAATAATCCTAGTAAGACTGTATCATTATCTGTTGCGACAGCGGGAGAACTACCGGAAGGCTATTCATTAAATTCAATTTCTGCTAATGTAGATGAAGTTGAAATTTATTCAACCAGCAGTCGTCTGGATGAAATTTCCGAAATTACTACCGAAGAAGTCGACTTATCAGAAATAGACGAATCAGGTACCATCGAAGTGCCATTACAATTACCAGAAGGTGTTTATGCACCAGAAATGGAAATGGTAGAAGTAACTGTTGATGTAGAAACGTCGAGAGTATTTGAAAATATTCCGATAGAGGATGAGGGTCTAAGTAGTGGATTGGCTTTTAATTTTCTCGAACCCTCCTCTGGGGAATTAAATATAACTACATCCGGAGATGCGGCAATTATAAATGAATTATCAATAGAAGATTTTCGGGCATTTATTGAATTGACAGATCTAAGTCCTGGGCCACATCAATTGCCTATAACGATTGAGGCTCCTAATGAAGATGGAATCAATGTCTCCACAGAGGTTGAAGAGGTTAGTGTAGAGATTAGTGGGTCAGAACAAGCTAATCAATCTGAGCAACCAGAACAGCCAGAACAATCTGAGGAAGATGAAGACCAAAATCAAGATTAA
- the glmM gene encoding phosphoglucosamine mutase produces the protein MGKFFGTDGVRGVANEGLTPELAFKLGRFGGYVLTKDSERPRILIGRDTRVSGHMLEGALLAGLLSIGAEVMRLGVISTPGVAYLTKATSAQAGVMISASHNPVEDNGIKFFGPDGFKLTDAQENEIESLMEGEDNLPRPTGADIGVVNDYFEGGQKYLSYLKDTIDNDFEGIHIAIDCANGATSSLATHLFADLEADIYSIGSSPDGLNINDGFGSTHPEKLQEFVVEKNADIGLAFDGDGDRLIAVDEKGNLVDGDKIMFICAKYMHEIGMLRKDTVVSTVMSNLGFYKALENIGLNSNKTSVGDRYVMEEMRQNGYNLGGEQSGHIIFLDYITTGDGMLSAIQLVNVMRETGKPLSELADEMVVFPQVLKNVRVMDKNQALSSSVLLDEVDAVEKELGEDGRVLVRPSGTEPLVRVMVEAKTKEECEQYADRIVSVIEQHLGA, from the coding sequence ATGGGTAAATTTTTTGGAACAGATGGCGTGAGAGGAGTAGCAAACGAAGGTCTAACACCTGAGCTTGCATTTAAGCTCGGACGTTTTGGTGGATATGTACTTACTAAAGATAGTGAAAGACCACGTATATTAATTGGACGAGACACACGTGTTTCTGGACATATGCTAGAAGGTGCTCTTTTAGCTGGTCTGTTATCCATTGGTGCGGAGGTAATGCGATTAGGAGTCATTTCTACTCCAGGGGTCGCGTATTTGACGAAGGCAACTAGTGCACAAGCTGGTGTGATGATTTCTGCTTCTCATAATCCAGTAGAAGACAATGGAATTAAATTCTTTGGGCCAGATGGCTTTAAACTAACAGACGCACAAGAAAATGAGATTGAATCGCTAATGGAGGGCGAGGATAATTTACCTCGACCAACAGGAGCAGATATCGGGGTTGTCAATGATTACTTTGAAGGCGGACAGAAGTATTTATCTTATCTTAAAGATACGATTGATAATGACTTCGAAGGAATTCATATTGCGATTGATTGTGCTAACGGCGCAACATCTAGTCTGGCGACGCATCTTTTTGCTGACCTAGAAGCAGACATTTACTCTATTGGTTCATCTCCAGATGGATTAAATATAAATGATGGTTTTGGATCTACGCATCCAGAGAAACTACAAGAATTCGTTGTAGAAAAAAATGCAGATATTGGTCTTGCTTTTGATGGAGATGGAGATCGACTTATCGCTGTTGATGAAAAGGGTAATTTAGTTGATGGGGATAAAATCATGTTTATCTGTGCTAAGTACATGCATGAGATAGGGATGCTGCGAAAAGATACAGTGGTATCTACAGTAATGAGTAATCTCGGCTTTTACAAAGCGTTAGAAAATATTGGTCTAAACAGTAATAAGACCTCTGTCGGTGACAGATATGTAATGGAAGAAATGCGCCAAAACGGATATAACTTGGGTGGCGAACAATCTGGTCATATAATATTCCTAGATTATATTACTACTGGTGACGGTATGTTATCAGCTATTCAACTTGTTAATGTGATGCGTGAAACAGGAAAACCTTTATCCGAACTTGCTGATGAAATGGTTGTTTTCCCTCAAGTGTTAAAGAATGTTCGTGTAATGGATAAGAACCAAGCTTTAAGTAGCTCAGTTCTATTAGATGAAGTAGACGCAGTAGAAAAAGAACTTGGTGAAGATGGTCGCGTGTTAGTTAGACCTTCTGGTACAGAACCATTAGTAAGAGTGATGGTGGAAGCCAAGACAAAAGAAGAATGTGAACAATATGCTGACCGAATTGTCTCGGTAATTGAACAGCACTTAGGAGCATAG
- a CDS encoding S9 family peptidase: MIEFPKPTVEQFFRTYTISHFNVSKDENKLVFATNINGTMNLWAMDLKEGSKFPYQFAQKGESSNFTAFDPEGKFVLTDFDSDGDENYQIYALPYEGGIPKPLITGKPEDKYLFSHLSEDGKRVYYNTSVDNPSFFNTRVKDLENDSDTLIYEGEKGLTHLAVVSENEEAQVYIRMFANTYNNIFVQKGEETVFLTPDPEKVHVSFEPVFTDDNTVYFLTDYDSNYQYIAKFDLNTKKFEKVFELEEESLSTLEYHKETNTLYIVSEKGVVDKLYQYSLDNKQLIEMDTPFEIVEQLKVMKSGNVYVLGRTATLPLNIFVSSNGKEWEQLTTNRVLGMDESQLVDPEVITYPSFDGMEIEALFFKAKPENANGYTVFWPHGGPQASERKFFRAMFQSILYRGYNIFAPNFRGSTGYGSEFVKMVERDWGYGPRLDNVEGVKWLFDQGISDPDHLFLVGGSYGGYMALLLHGRHPEYFKAVIDIFGPSNLFSFVESVPAEWKPIMDRWVGDPERDKERFIRDSPDTYLDSMTKPMLVIQGAKDPRVVKAESDQIVEKLKAKGRDVEYYVLEDEGHGFSKKENEIKVYTWMLDFLDKHQG; this comes from the coding sequence ATGATTGAATTTCCAAAACCAACAGTAGAACAGTTTTTCCGCACATATACCATCAGCCATTTTAATGTTAGTAAAGACGAAAATAAGTTAGTCTTCGCAACAAATATAAATGGAACGATGAATTTATGGGCTATGGATCTAAAGGAAGGGAGTAAATTCCCTTATCAGTTTGCACAAAAAGGAGAGTCTTCTAACTTTACAGCGTTTGACCCAGAAGGGAAATTTGTATTAACAGATTTTGATAGTGACGGTGATGAAAATTATCAAATTTATGCACTTCCCTATGAAGGCGGGATTCCTAAACCATTAATCACAGGAAAGCCAGAGGATAAATATTTATTTAGTCACCTCAGTGAAGATGGGAAACGCGTCTATTATAATACGTCTGTGGATAATCCGTCTTTTTTTAATACACGTGTAAAAGATTTGGAAAATGATTCAGATACATTAATTTATGAAGGTGAGAAAGGGCTCACGCATTTGGCAGTTGTTTCTGAGAATGAAGAGGCTCAAGTCTATATTCGTATGTTTGCAAATACGTATAACAATATATTTGTACAAAAGGGTGAGGAGACAGTATTTTTAACTCCAGACCCAGAGAAAGTTCATGTTTCATTTGAGCCGGTATTTACCGACGATAATACGGTGTATTTTCTAACTGATTATGATAGTAATTATCAATATATAGCTAAGTTTGATTTAAATACGAAGAAGTTTGAAAAAGTATTCGAGTTAGAAGAAGAATCTTTAAGTACGTTGGAATATCATAAAGAAACCAATACATTATATATTGTTTCTGAAAAAGGTGTGGTAGATAAATTATACCAATACAGCTTGGATAACAAACAATTGATTGAAATGGATACGCCTTTTGAAATTGTAGAGCAATTGAAAGTTATGAAATCTGGAAACGTGTATGTCTTAGGGCGCACAGCAACACTTCCATTAAATATTTTTGTCTCAAGTAATGGGAAAGAGTGGGAACAACTTACAACAAACCGAGTGCTTGGAATGGATGAGTCGCAATTAGTTGACCCTGAAGTAATTACGTATCCTTCTTTTGATGGAATGGAAATAGAAGCATTGTTCTTTAAGGCAAAACCAGAAAATGCTAATGGATACACGGTATTTTGGCCCCATGGTGGACCTCAAGCATCTGAACGTAAGTTTTTCCGTGCAATGTTCCAAAGTATTCTCTACCGCGGTTATAATATCTTCGCACCAAACTTCCGTGGAAGTACGGGCTACGGGTCAGAATTTGTAAAAATGGTGGAAAGAGATTGGGGCTATGGACCACGATTAGACAATGTAGAAGGAGTCAAGTGGTTATTCGATCAAGGTATTAGCGATCCCGATCATTTATTCTTAGTAGGTGGAAGTTATGGCGGGTACATGGCATTACTTTTACATGGTAGACATCCAGAATATTTTAAAGCGGTTATCGATATATTTGGACCAAGTAACTTATTCTCATTTGTGGAGTCCGTACCAGCGGAATGGAAACCGATTATGGACCGTTGGGTAGGAGATCCGGAACGCGACAAAGAGCGTTTCATTCGAGATTCTCCAGATACGTATTTAGATTCGATGACAAAACCAATGCTGGTGATCCAAGGTGCAAAAGACCCGCGTGTGGTAAAAGCAGAATCTGATCAAATCGTAGAGAAGTTGAAAGCAAAAGGAAGAGATGTGGAATATTACGTATTAGAAGATGAAGGACATGGATTTTCGAAAAAAGAAAATGAAATAAAAGTATACACATGGATGCTCGATTTTCTCGATAAGCATCAAGGATAA
- the glmS gene encoding glutamine--fructose-6-phosphate transaminase (isomerizing), with amino-acid sequence MCGIVGYIGQNDTKEILLTGLEKLEYRGYDSAGIATLNDNGVHVTKVKGRIATLREDVDTTIDSTMGIGHTRWATHGVPSVMNAHPHQSTSERFTIVHNGVIENYNDIKNEYLADVSFISETDTEVIVQLIEKLHEKYQDTKKAFSEAMSLLKGSYAIGLIDAEDSETLYVSKNKSPLLVGLGDGFNLVASDAMATLRETDQYLEIFDKEIVLVSRNYVEVQTLDGQVVERKPFTAEIDASDTEKGTYPHFMLKEIDEQPIVMRKIIQEYQNDNGQLKLDQDIRTAMKDADRIYIIAAGTSYHAGLVGKEFIEKLANIPVEVHVASEFSYNMPLLSEKPLFVFISQSGETADSRAVLVKIKELGHPALTLTNVPGSTLSREANYTMHLHAGPEIAVASTKAYTAQIAVLAILAVDTARVKGLELDFEPLQELAIVANAMEVLTDQKEELEQLARDYFGTTRNAFFIGRSTDYHVAQEAALKLKEISYIQAEGFAGGELKHGTIALIEEGTPVIALTTQENVNYSIRGNVQEVVARGANAMVVSMKGLEQDEDAFVIPHVHELLTPLASVIPMQLLAYYAALHRDCDVDKPRNLAKSVTVE; translated from the coding sequence ATGTGCGGAATCGTCGGTTATATTGGACAAAATGATACAAAAGAAATTTTACTAACAGGTTTAGAAAAGCTAGAATATCGAGGATATGACTCTGCAGGAATTGCAACGCTAAATGATAATGGCGTTCATGTAACAAAAGTAAAAGGTCGTATTGCTACATTGCGTGAGGATGTAGATACGACAATTGATTCTACAATGGGGATTGGGCACACACGTTGGGCAACACATGGTGTACCAAGCGTAATGAATGCTCATCCACATCAAAGTACTTCTGAAAGATTTACTATTGTTCATAACGGTGTTATTGAAAATTATAATGATATTAAAAATGAGTACCTTGCAGATGTATCATTTATAAGTGAAACAGATACAGAAGTAATCGTACAATTAATCGAAAAACTTCATGAAAAATATCAAGATACAAAAAAAGCTTTTAGCGAAGCAATGAGCCTGCTTAAAGGTTCTTACGCAATTGGATTAATTGATGCGGAAGATAGCGAGACACTTTACGTTTCTAAAAATAAGAGCCCACTATTGGTTGGTTTAGGTGATGGTTTTAATCTTGTAGCAAGTGATGCAATGGCTACATTAAGAGAAACAGACCAATACTTGGAAATTTTTGATAAAGAAATCGTACTTGTAAGCCGCAACTATGTAGAAGTACAAACACTTGATGGTCAAGTGGTAGAGCGTAAGCCTTTCACTGCTGAAATAGATGCAAGTGATACAGAAAAAGGAACTTACCCTCACTTCATGCTAAAAGAAATTGATGAGCAGCCAATTGTAATGCGTAAAATCATCCAAGAGTATCAAAATGACAATGGTCAGTTGAAACTTGATCAAGATATTCGAACAGCTATGAAAGATGCAGATCGAATCTATATCATTGCAGCAGGAACAAGTTACCATGCTGGATTAGTTGGTAAAGAATTTATTGAAAAACTAGCGAATATTCCAGTTGAAGTTCATGTAGCAAGTGAATTCTCATATAACATGCCATTACTATCTGAAAAACCATTATTTGTATTTATCTCACAAAGTGGAGAAACAGCAGATAGTCGTGCCGTATTAGTAAAAATCAAGGAATTAGGACACCCAGCACTTACACTAACAAATGTGCCAGGTTCTACTCTTTCTCGTGAAGCAAACTATACCATGCATTTACATGCAGGACCTGAAATTGCTGTTGCTTCAACAAAAGCATATACAGCGCAAATCGCGGTACTTGCTATATTAGCAGTAGATACAGCAAGAGTGAAGGGTCTTGAATTAGACTTTGAACCACTTCAAGAGCTTGCAATTGTTGCAAATGCGATGGAAGTACTAACAGATCAAAAAGAAGAATTAGAACAATTAGCAAGAGATTATTTCGGAACAACACGCAATGCGTTCTTTATCGGACGTAGCACAGACTACCATGTTGCACAAGAAGCAGCGTTAAAGCTAAAAGAAATCTCTTATATCCAAGCAGAAGGTTTTGCTGGTGGAGAATTAAAACATGGTACGATCGCGCTAATTGAAGAAGGAACACCAGTTATTGCGTTAACCACTCAAGAAAATGTAAATTACTCTATTCGCGGAAATGTGCAGGAAGTTGTTGCTCGTGGAGCAAATGCGATGGTCGTAAGCATGAAAGGTCTAGAGCAAGATGAGGATGCATTCGTAATCCCTCATGTGCATGAGCTATTAACACCATTAGCAAGTGTTATCCCAATGCAATTACTAGCGTACTATGCTGCACTTCACCGTGACTGTGACGTTGATAAGCCAAGAAACTTGGCTAAGTCGGTGACAGTTGAGTAA